AATGCCTATCCTATTTTCATAAGAAGAATAAAACTAACCAGCCATCTGTCCTGGTTTATTCTGGCAATTGCATTGGGAAAAACTCTGGGAGCGTTGCTGTTCTTCTGGAAAAGATGGTAAGAAAGCGAGGAGATACTATGAACAAGCAGGATCAGAAAGCATATGAGCAGTATGTCAAACAGAAAACTCCGGTTCATAACTTATGGGCAAATATGGCAAAGGCCTTTGTGACAGGCGGCAGCATTTGCCTGCTGGGAGAAATCATCCAGACCATCGGGAAAGAGGAGTATGGACTGTCAAAAGATATGGCAGGAAACTGGACCTCCCTGCTGCTGGTGCTGATCAGCGTGCTTCTAACCGGTACAGGAATCTATCCGAAGATTGCCAAATGGGGCGGTGCAGGTGCGTTGGTTCCGATCACCGGTTTTGCAAATTCCGTCTCGGCACCGGCTATCGAATACAAGAAAGAAGGGCAGGTCATGGGAATCGGCTGCAAGATCTTTACGATTGCGGGACCGGTGATCCTGTATGGGATTTTTACCAGTTGGGTTCTGGGGCTGATTTACTGGCTCTGGAAGCTGGTGGTATAATTTGTTGTCTGTTAAAGTGATATTCCATGCAACTAGGTTTTTCAGAATACACTCCGAAGTCCTGGAACTCGGAATGAGAACTGCATTTGGATATTTGTGAAGCATCCATGCCAGAGTAATCTGTGCACTGGTTGCTTTTTTTTACATGTGTTCCAATTAGTTTAATCAATGGAAGGTTTGCTTTCCGATAGATTGGAGAGCCTGTTCATGTGAAGAAACTCATTTGAGACTCATTTGAGAAAAATACAGGTTGACATATACCCTTATGGGGTATATAATCTACCTGAAAATAAAGGAACAAGGGAAAGAGAAGAAGCTTAGAAAGAGAAAGCAAGGGGAAGATAGAATGGAACAGTATATAGTAACCGGAATGAGCTGCGCAGCATGTAGCAGCCGTGTGGAAAAAGCAGTGTCAAAAGTGCCGGGAGTTACCAGTTGCTCGGTCAGCCTTCTGACCAACTCCATGGGAGTCGAGGGAACGGCCAGTGCACAGGATATCATTCATGCGGTGGAAGAGGCCGGATACGGAGCTTCCGTGAAAAATGGATCCGGGACAGCGGCACAGAGTCACTCCGCGGAGGAAGATGCCCTAGAAGATAAAGCAACTCCCGTTTTAAAACGGCGTCTGATAGCATCTCTGGGATTTCTGATCGTCCTGATGTATTTTTCCATGGGACATATGATGTGGGGCTGGCCTTTGCCGAAGTGGTTTGATGGAAACCATGTAGCGATGGGACTGGTTCAGCTCTTACTTTCCGCAATTATCATGGTGATCAATCAGAAGTTCTTTATCAGCGGATTCAAAAGTCTCTGGCACCGAGCACCGAATATGGATACGCTTGTGGCATTGGGCTCGGCGGCATCGTTTGTTTACAGTACCTATGCCTTGTTTGCCATGACCGGAGCACAAGTCAGAGGGGACATGGATGCGGTCATGAATTATATGATGGATTTCTACTTTGAATCGGCAGCCATGATTCTTGCGCTGATCACAGTCGGAAAGATGCTGGAGGCGAAATCCAAAGGCAAGACCACAGACGCATTAAAAAGTCTGATGAAACTGTCCCCGAAGACGGCAGTGATCTTGAAAGACGGAGAGGAACAGGAAATCCCGATAGAGCAGGTAAAGGTCGGAGATCAGTTTGTGGTTCGTCCGGGAGAAAAGATTCCGGTGGATGGCGTAATTATAAGTGGAAATACAGCAGTCAATGCATCAGCCCTGACCGGAGAGAGTATTCCGGTAGATAAGACCGAGGGAGACGCGGTATCGGCGGCAACGGTAAACCAGACAGGATTTATCCGTTGCGAGGCAACAAGAGTCGGCGAAGATACGACCCTTTCCCAGATTATCCAGATGGTCAGCGATGCGGCAGCGACCAAGGCTCCGATCGCCAAGGTGGCAGACCGGGTGTCGGGAGTCTTTGTGCCAGTTGTTATTACAATCGCAGTTGTGACAACGTTGATTTGGATGTTGTGTGGACAGACCTTCGGATTTGCCCTTGCCCGTGGAATTTCCGTGTTAGTAATCAGTTGCCCGTGTGCACTGGGATTGGCGACACCGGTTGCGATTATGGTAGGCAACGGAATGGGTGCCAAGAATGGCATTTTGTTTAAAAATGCGGTATCCTTAGAAGAGGCAGGAAAAGTACAGGTTGTTGCGCTGGATAAGACAGGAACGATCACAAGCGGAGAGCCGGAAGTGACGGATCTGATTCCGGCAGCAAAGGTATCCGAACGAGAACTTCTGGAAATGGCATATCAGTTGGAAAAACAGAGTGAACATCCGCTGGCAAAAGCCATCAACCGAAAAGCAGAGGAGGAGCAGATACAGAGTGAAGAGCTAGAAGAGTTCCATGCACTTCCTGGAAATGGTTTGGAAGGAGTTCAAAAGGGACAGGCCCTTTTGGGTGGAAACATTGCGTTTATGAAGACAAAGGCAGTACTTTCTGAGGAACTGGAAAAGGCAGCAGCTACTCTGGCAGAAGCAGGAAAGACCCCGCTTGCATTTGCAAAAGACGGGGTTCTTCAGGGGATCATCGGCGTGGCGGATGTGATCAAAAAAGACAGCCCACAAGCCATCAGTGAACTGAAAAACATGGGAATCCATGTGGTGATGCTGACCGGAGACAATGAGCGAACCGCAAGAGCAATCGGTGCACAGGCTGGTGTGGATGAGGTCATCGCCGGAGTCCTCCCGGATGGAAAAGAACAGGTGATCCGAAACTTGAAGCGTCAGGGGAAGGTTGCCATGGTGGGAGATGGAATCAATGATGCACCGGCACTGACAAGGGCAGATCTTGGAATTGCCATTGGAGCAGGAACGGATATTGCAATGGATGCGGCAGATGTAGTACTGATGAAGAGCAGGTTGAGTGACGTGCCGGCAGCAATTCGGCTGAGTCGTGCTACCCTTCGCAATATTCATGAAAATCTGTTCTGGGCCTTTATTTACAATATTATCGGAATTCCGCTGGCGGCAGGGGTATGGATCCCGCTATTTGGTTGGAAATTAAATCCGATGTTCGGAGCAGCGGCTATGAGTCTTTCCAGTTTCTGTGTGGTAAGCAATGCCCTGAGACTGAACCTGTTTGATATCCGAAACACAAAGAAAGACCGGAAGTGTGTTGCAAAAGGGTCAGGCCCCGATGGAGATATGACGGCAAAAGGGTCAGGCCCCGTTGACGGAGCAACTGCCGCTTCTATGGAAAAGACAATCCAGGTCAAAGGCATGATGTGCGGACACTGTGAAGCCCATGTAAAAAAGGCACTGGAGGAATTGCCGGAAGTAGACGAGGCAACCGCAGACTTTCAGAGCGGTGTGGCAACCGTTGTACTCAATGCGGAAGTAGAGGATAAAAAATTGAAACAGGCAATCGAAAAAGCCGGATACAAAGTGATCCGTGTGAAATAAAATGTAACCAGAAAATGAAAAATTAAAAGTGAATACAGGCAAACTGTAAAGAGGTAAAGGAGGAACCAGGATGTATAAGATTACAGCAGAAGTGGAAGGAATGGCTTGTGGAATGTGTGAGGCACATGTAAATGATGCGATTCGAGCAGCATTTGATGTGAAAAAGGTGTCATCTTCTCACAGCAAGGGCGTGACAGAGATTATTGCAGAGGAAGCGCTGGATGAAGAAAAAGTAAAAGAGGTCATTAAAGAAAGCGGATACACTCCGGGAAATGTGACCACAGAACCGTATGAAAAGAAAGGATTTTCTTTGTTCGGAAGATAGGAAGAAAGCCAAACCAGGAATTGGCCTGAAAATGGTGTTGGAACGGCGGCGAAGGCCGTTGTTTCGTTGACTTTTCTGTCGCATTTTGTTAGAATGGCATCAGAGTGTTATCAGTAAAAGGAAATGGTGGAATTCAGTGACTGAAAAGCAATTACACAAAGTCAAAAAACAAAGGATGATTTTTCTGATGGCAGCAGTAGTGATTATTGCTGCCCTTCTTTTTGTGTTTATAAACGGGATGAGAAAGCGGCATAAAGAAGCCGAAGAAGTAAAAAAAGGAGTGGCTTATTTAAAGGAACTGGAAGGCCAGGATCTGAAAGAGATCCAGACAAATATCAAGACGGTGAGATCTTCTATGGGCTTGGAACTGGCGGATTCGGATGAGGATGCAGTCTGGTCAGAATTTTCCAATTCGGTGATTCTGGGAGATTCCAGAGCGGTTGGATTCTATTTCCATGAATTTCTGCCTGAAGAACAGGTAATGGCAGAAGGCGGTGGAATTATTACAGATGCCACGAAATATCTGGATCAGTTAAAGACCTTGAATCCGGATATGATTTTCCTGTGCTACGGTCTGAATGATGTGGGACTGGGACAGTGGCCGGATGCGGATGATTATGCCAAGGATTATGCCAAGGTCGTAAAGAAACTTCAGAAGGCATTGCCGGATGCCACGATCTATATCAATTCCATTCTCCCGGCAGTGGGTGTGGGACTGGATGCGGATCCGGATTATCCGAGAATTGATGAGTACAATGACGCACTTCAGAAGATGTGCGAAGAAGAGGGCTGGCCTTATATTGACAATACCCAACTGGCGAAGGAACATGAAAATCTGTATCAGGAAGACGGACTTCATGTGGAAACCGAATTCTATAAGTATTGGGCAGCCAATATGCTGACAGAGGTAGAAGAGTGATGAAGAATTATTATACCTATATCAAGATCACACTGGTGGTATTGTTACTTGGATTTATTGTGTTCGATATGCGGAGAGATCCCATCAGCAACGCGCAGATCGATACGGTGGAAAAAGCAGTGGTGAGTGTGTCGGACTTCAAGGATGCCTCTCCTTCAGAGAACCGTATGGTTAAGCGGTTTTACGGATTAAATCCAAAGGATTATGAAGGGGCAATTCTCTATGCGCCTTCTGACAATATGGATGCAAAGGAATTGTTTCTGATCAAACTGACAGACGTGTCTCAGAGCGATGCGGTACAGGATGCGATTGAAGAACGGCTGGATACCCAGAAGAAGAGTTTTGAAGGCTATGGTGCAGAACAGACAAAGCTTTTGAAGGATCATGTACTGGAAGTGAAAGGAAACTATATTCTTTATTATGTTGGCGGAAATACATCGAAAGTCCGTCAGGCATTCTTAGACAGTTTATAGAAAGGGCGGAAAGAATGTTATGATCTTCAGCAGTATCTTTTTTATCTTCATATTTTTGCCGCTCACATTGCTGGTCTATTATCTGACACCTTTTAAGGCGAAGAACCTGGTATTGTTGCTGGTGAGTCTGATCTTCTATGCCTGGGGAGAGCCGGTCTATGTTCTTCTGATGTTGTTCAGCATCGGAATCAACTATGTCAGTGGACGTGAGATTGAGGCATTTCGCTCAGAAAATACAGAACAATCCGAGCAGAAAGCAAAGATTGCCATGATCGTGACGGTTGTGATCAACCTTTGTATTCTGGGATTTTATAAATACTTCGGATTCGTCATGGACAACTTAAATGCGGTGCTTCCGTTTGAAATTTCTTACCACGCACTGTCCCTTCCGATCGGTATTTCCTTCTATACATTCCAGACCATGTCTTATGTGATCGATGTGTATCGGAAAAAGGTAGAAGCGCAGCATAATCTCATAACCTTCGGAGCGTATGTATCCATGTTTCCGCAGCTGATCGCAGGACCGATCGTCCGTTATTCGGATGTGGAAAGACAGTTGCAGCACCGGAGAATTTCCAGAGAAAAATTCGGAGACGGAGCCATGTGGTTCTTGCAGGGTCTCGGGAAAAAGGTGATCCTTGCGAACAATATCGGAATGGTCTATGACTCCATTCTTGCGTTGGGTGCGTCCGAAACTTCCATGCTGACGGCATGGATTGGAGCCTTTGCCTATACCATGCAGATTTATTATGATTTTGGCGGTTATTCCGATATGGCAATCGGCCTCGGTAAAATGCTGGGATTCGATTTTATCAAGAACTTTGATTATCCGTATATTTCCACCAGTATCACGGAATTCTGGAGAAGATGGCATATTTCCCTGAGCAGCTGGTTTAAAGAATATGTCTATATTCCGCTGGGAGGAAACAGGTGCAGTACGGCGAAAGCAATCCGCAATCTAATGATCGTCTGGTGTTTGACCGGATTGTGGCATGGAGCAGCCTGGAACTTTATTTTCTGGGGCTTATATTATGGAATACTTCTCTGTCTGGAGAAATATATATTAAAAGGGGTATTGGAACGGATGCCTCAGGCCGTCAAACATCTGTATACGATGGCGTTGGTTATGATCGGATGGATGTTGTTTGCCGCACCGGGAATGGGACGGGCTGCCTCTTACATCGGAACCATGTTCTGTGTGGGTGGACATGGTCTGGCAGACTGGACCGGATTTTATTATCTGAAATCAACGCTGATTCTTGGAATCGCTGCGCTCCTTTGCAGCACGCCACTGATCTATCAGCGGTTTGAACATGCAATGTGCAGCAGAAGCAAGATGCGACAGATGTTATGTATTGTGGCATATGCGGTGGTCTTTCTGATTTGTACGGCCTATCTTGTAAACGCCACATACAACCCGTTCCTGTATTTCAGATTCTAGTCTTACAGTCTGAGAAACGGAGTTTCCGGACGCAGTGCCTGAGAAACTGAACAAAGGTGCAGAATTAGAACAGAGACTTCCGGGTTCAGAATCTGAGCGAGTGGAGCACTCGGAAAAATGCAGGAGATATGCAGGCGTATACAACTGTGATGCCTGGGAAATGATCCGTGTGAAAAAACGGGTATCGGAGGATAGAAATGGACAGCGAAAAGCAGGAACGATATGAAAAATATAAAAAAAGACGGCGAAGGGCAACCGGACTTGCGGTAGCGTTGCTGTTGGTAGTGCCGATGGTGGTACTTCCCATTGCAAGTCTGATCAAACCGGATGTGAAGTTTTCCGCAGAGGAAAACAGAATCCTGACCCAGAGACCGAAGCTGAATCCGGAAACTTTGAAATCCAAAAGTTTTATGGAGGATATGGAGTCCTATACCTCGGATCAGTTTATTTTCAGGGATTGGTGGGTCAGCCTGAAAGTACGCTCGGATATGCTTCTCGGAAAACGGGAATTTAACGGAGTGTATCTGGGAAAGGAAAAGTACCTGATGCAGGCGATGTCAGAGCCGAATGAAAAGGCAGTCAAAGAAAATCTGGCGGCAATCAGTAATCTGGCAGATAAAAATTCCAGTCTGAATGTCAATGTCATGATTATTCCGAATGCGGCGTATGTGCTGAAGGACAAGCTGCCGAAAGGTGCGCCTGTCCGGGATCAGAGTGAGGATATGAAACAGATCCGGGAGGAACTTTCCGGAACGGTCAACTGTATTGATGTGACCAGAACCCTGAAAAAGCATCAGGATGAGCAGATTTATTATAAGACCGATCATCACTGGACCAGTAAGGGCGCCTGCCTTGCATTTGAAGATGCGGCAGAATCTCTGGGAATTACAGACCCTGTCACGAATTATGATATTTATACGGTGACCACGGATTTCTCCGGAACGTTGGCATCCAGGAGCGGATATCACAGTGGGAAAGATTCCATCCAGGTTTATGCACCGAAGGACGGAAAGACAGAGTATCTGGTGACGGATTCGGATAATAAAGAGCAGCGTGCCACCGTTTATGACAGGGATGCGCTGAAAGAAAAGGACAAGTATCAGGTATTCTTTGGCGGAAACCATGCGTTGGTTGATATTACAACTGCCAACGATACGAAAAACCGGCTTCTGGTATTTAAGGATTCTTATGCCAATTGTTTTGTCCCGTTTTTGATTCCTTATTATAATGAAATCGTGATGGTGGATCCGAGATATTATTATGACAATGTGGATCAGTTGATTTCCAGTAAAGGAATTACAGATGTGTTATTTTTATATAATATGGATACATTCCTGACAGACAATTCGATTTCAGATGTTCTGGCATCCGACAGTTCTGACAGTTCAGAAGAATAAAACTCTTTGTTCTGAGTATACTAACAGTATTGCTTGGGACAAGGAGTTTTTTTATGGAAAGAAAACAAGGAGAACAAAGTATTCAATTTGATCAGGCACCATTTATCGTAAGCCATGCCTCGGTGGTAGGAAAAAAAGAAGGAGAGGGCCCTCTGGGAAATGCCTTTGATCTGGTGAATCCCGATGACCTGTTTGGAAAATCTACCTGGGAGGAAGCTGAAAGTGCAATGCAGAAGGAAGCATGTCTTCTGGCACTGCAAAAAGGGAAGACGGAACCGGAAGAGGTACGGTTTTTGTTTGGTGGAGATTTGCTGCGGCAAGGGATTGCGACTTCTATGGGGGTGGAACCTTTCCGGATTCCGCTGTTTGGACTTTACGGAGCGTGCTCGACTTCGGGAGAGGCACTGGCATTGGGGGCCATGACGGTAGCGGGCGGTTATGCGGATTATACACTTGCGGTTACTTCCAGTCATTTTGGGAGTGCGGAGAAAGAATTCCGGTTTCCGTTGGGGTATGCGAACCAGCGGCCTTTAAGTGCACAGTGGACGGTGACAGGAAGCGGAGCGTTCCTGCTGGGGCGCGGTGGAAGCTCTGAAGGTGGTAGTGGAATTGAAAGTGTTTTGGAAAGTGGAAAAGAAAAAAGCCATGTGAGGATCCGGGGAGTGACCATCGGAAAGATTGTGGACTACGGACTGAAGGATTCCCAGAATATGGGAGCCTGTATGGCGCCGGCTGCGGCAGATACGATCCACAGAGCACTGACTGATTTTCAAATGACACCGGACTCTTTTGATAAGATTATCACCGGTGATCTGGGATATATTGGCAGTGAGATTCTGCTGGATATTCTGGAAAAAAATGAAATCGTCCTGCAAAAGAAACATTTAGACTGTGGGAAACTGATTTTTGATCAGGAAACACAGGATACGCATGCAGGAGGCAGTGGTTGTGGTTGTGCCGCCACCACGTTATCTGCGTATATTTTGCCGAGGTTGTGGAAGGGAGAATGGAAGAGAGTGCTGTTTGTTCCGACGGGAGCGTTGATGTCAACGGTCAGCTTCAACGAAGGGAAGAGTGTGCCGGGAATCGCACATGCCATTTTGTTGGAGCACTGTTGAGAAAAATGCGATTTCTGAAATGTGGATGATGGACGGGCAGACTGTCCGTTGACAGAAAAATCGCGTATGCTCCGATGTGACTGTAGAGTTAATTATTAACAGTGGAAGGGAAATCGTGAGCTGAAAAAAATATAAGAGAATATAAGGTGGAAAAGAGGAGAATCGGGATGAATTATGTGCATGCATTCTGGGTGGGCGGTCTGATCTGTGCACTCAGCCAGATCCTGTTGGATCGCACCAAACTGATGCCGGGGAGGATTATGGTACTGTTGGTATGCAGTGGAGCTATTCTTGGTTTTTGTAATCTGTATGAACCGTTGAAAGAATTTGCTCATGCGGGCGCTAGTGTTCCGTTGCTGGGCTTTGGAAATACGCTGTGGCAGGGCGTGAAAGAGGCTGTGGAGAAAGAAGGGTTTATCGGAATCTTTATGGGCGGGTTTAAAGCCAGTGCTGTGGGAATTTCGGCGGCATTGATTTTCGGGTATCTGGCTTCATTTCTGTTCGAACCGAGGATGAAAAAATAGAATGTTAAATCTATGTAAAATAAAAGTTGAATGATCGTAAACTTTATTGTATTTTCAGGATAATAATGTTATCGTAAGACCGTTAATGAGAAGGTTTGATGAGAAAATGATGAAGAATATCAGGAGGATTGTATGAATTACGTTAACATTATTCTTCCGTTCGTCGGGGGACTGGGAATGTTTATATACGGCATGCAGATCATGGCACAGGGACTTGAAAATGCAGCCGGAAATCGAATGAAATCTCTGTTGGAGGTTTTGACAAAGAACAAGTTTTTTGGGGTGCTTCTGGGAGCTCTTATCACAGCGGTGATTCAGAGCTCTTCAGCAACGACCGTTATGGTAGTGGGATTTGTAAATGCGGGAATTATGAATCTGAATCAGGCCATGGGCGTGATTATGGGTGCGAATATCGGAACGACCGTGACCGGATGGTTGGTTTCCAGTGTGGAGTGGGCAAAATTCTTAAGTCCTGCCAATCTGGCACCGCTTGCCATCATCATCGGTGTGGTGATCATGTTGACAGGAACCAGACGATCAACAAAAGACATTTCCAGTATCATCATTGGATTTGGTCTGTTGTTCGTGGGAATTACGACCATGTCATCTGCAGTATCTCCGTTACAGCAGTCAGAAGGATTCCGAAATATGTTTGTGGTTTTGGGCGGCAATCCGTTTTTGGGAATCGTAGCCGGAGCACTGGTTACGGCAATTATTCAGAGTTCTTCTGCTTCCGTGGGAATTCTGCAGAGTCTGGCGGCGGCAGGTTTGGTTCCGTTTAATGCAGCGATTTATATCATCATGGGTCAGAACATCGGTACCTGTGTGACTGCGATGCTGTCCAGTGTAGGTGCAAAGAGAAATGCAAAGACAGCTGCGATCATGCATCTGTTGTTTAATATCATTGGAACGATTATTTTTTCCGTCTTGGCGATCGTATTCTTCCAGGTGATACGTCCGGATATGGGATCAGGAATCATCAGCCAGACCCAGATTAGTGCCGTGCATACTGCATTTAATATCTGTACCACGGTTCTGCTCTTCCCGGTTTCTGACCTGATCATCAAACTGGCAAAGAAGATCGGACGAGTTGAAGAGGAAGAACAGAACGACGACAGCAAAGTGCTTTTGGACGAGCGTATGCTGGAAACTCCGGGCCTGGCGTTGCAGACGACTTTGAGTGAGGTTTCCCGTATGGGACATATCGTAGAGGATACCCTGGAGAAATCCAGAAATGTGATGTTTACCAAAGATTTTCAGGATATTATGGAAATCAAAGAGATGGAAGATAAAGTGGACCGGCTCTGTGGGGGAATCACTGAATATGTCATTAAGATCAGTACTCTGTCCATCAGTGAGAAAGAACACGAAGAAGTAGCGGGACTTTTACAGATATTATCCGATATGGAACGGATCAGCGATTACTGTGAAAATGTATCCGAGTTTGCGGAAACACTGTATGAGAGAAAGGCAGAGTTTTCAGAGATTGGAAAAGCGCAGATGAAAGAAATGATCGACGTCTGTATCAAGAGTTATCATTGTGCCTTACTGGCATTTGAAAGCCAGGATTCGGAAATGGCAATGAAAGTGATTGAAGAAGAGACGAAGGCGGATGATCTGGAAGTGCAGTTGCGTTCGGATCATATGCAGAGAATGGCGAACGGACAGTGTGCGACGGATCCGGGAATCGTGTTCCTGGATGCACTGGTATGTATGGAACGTATTTCAGACCATGCGAGAAACATTGCGGAAGAGCTGTTGACTGAGTCGAAATAAAGACATGGAAAGACTGAAATCCGGCATCGGATTGTGTAAGCAAAAGACAGTAAATAAATGCCGGACTGACAGGCGGAGCGAAGGTAAAAAGAATAGAGCAACGAACAGAATAACGGAGAGTTACACACAGAAATGTGATGTGATTCTCCGTTTTGCGTTGCCAAGCATACGACAAAATGGGCGACTTCTGCATTGCGGAGAAGCATCTTAAGAAAGTCTTCAGAAATTAAGTGAGGAAATATTATGAAATATATTATAAGATAAAGAAAAATGGAGTGGGAGGGATTGTGTGGAATATGCGATTGAAGTAAAAAATCTGTATAAGCTATACCGGGTAGGAGATGAAGTAGTCCGGGCTTTAAACGGCGTGGACTTTCAGATAAAAAAAGGAGAATTCTGTGCCATCGTGGGAACATCCGGCTCCGGAAAATCTACCCTGTTGAATATGCTGGCAGGTCTGGAGAAACCGACAAAGGGTGAAGTGATCATCGCCGGACAGCATATCGAACATATGGAAGAAGATGAACTGGTCAGTTTTCGACGGGAAAATGTAGGATTTATTTTCCAGTCATTCCATCTGATCGGGACAATGAATGCCGTGGAAAATGTGGCACTTCCGCTTAGTTTTCGTGGAGTCCCAAGATCAGAGCGGCTGAAAAAAGCAGATAAGATGCTGGATCTGGTGAAACTGAAAAAGCATAAAAAACATTTTCCGAATCAGATGTCCGGAGGACAGCAGCAGAGAGTAGGCGTGGCGCGGGCACTGGTGGTAGAACCGGAGATTATTTTTGCGGATGAGCCAACCGGAAATCTGGATTCTCATACCTCAGAAGATGTCATGCATCTGATGCAGGATGTGGTACGTAAAGAAAAAAGAACACTGGTAATGGTAACCCACGATAATCATCTTGCGGAATATGCAGATCGTGTCTTTCATATTATCGATGGAAAGATCGTGAAGATTGAAGAGAATCATCATGAGAAGGAAGAAAGTCTACAAGAGAAAGACGAGGGAAGCACAGGAAAGAAGACAGAACGAAATCCAGTGAAAAAAGACGAACGAGTCCAAGCCGATAAGAATAATAAGAAGGAAAAGGAGAGGGCATAAAAGACATGAAAAGGAAGAAGAAAATCATCAGTGCAGTGTTGGGAATCTGCATGTTAAGCGTTTCGCTTGGTGCAGCATTACCGGAAAAAGTATTGGCAAAGGAAACACAGGAAATTGAGATAACGGCAGATGCAAAGGCAGTTTCTCCGGTACGTTTAAGTCTGGGGGACGGTCAGACGGCTCCGAAATATAAAGCAGGGCAGGATGGAATTTCCCTGAAAGTAAAAGTGACGAACAAAGGAAATGCAGCGGTTCAAAACGTTCGTGTGACACCGGTGATCGACAATGCCTCAGACTGGCCGTTTGAGATTGGGGAATGGAACTATGAAAAGGATCTGGGAACCATTGAAGCGGGAAAAGACGGAACCGTTTCTTTTGATCAGTTGAAGGTGCGTCAGGATGTGGAAAGTAAATCTTACGGACTGAAATTCCAGGTAAGCT
This window of the Mediterraneibacter butyricigenes genome carries:
- a CDS encoding SpoVA/SpoVAEb family sporulation membrane protein — translated: MNKQDQKAYEQYVKQKTPVHNLWANMAKAFVTGGSICLLGEIIQTIGKEEYGLSKDMAGNWTSLLLVLISVLLTGTGIYPKIAKWGGAGALVPITGFANSVSAPAIEYKKEGQVMGIGCKIFTIAGPVILYGIFTSWVLGLIYWLWKLVV
- a CDS encoding heavy metal translocating P-type ATPase — its product is MEQYIVTGMSCAACSSRVEKAVSKVPGVTSCSVSLLTNSMGVEGTASAQDIIHAVEEAGYGASVKNGSGTAAQSHSAEEDALEDKATPVLKRRLIASLGFLIVLMYFSMGHMMWGWPLPKWFDGNHVAMGLVQLLLSAIIMVINQKFFISGFKSLWHRAPNMDTLVALGSAASFVYSTYALFAMTGAQVRGDMDAVMNYMMDFYFESAAMILALITVGKMLEAKSKGKTTDALKSLMKLSPKTAVILKDGEEQEIPIEQVKVGDQFVVRPGEKIPVDGVIISGNTAVNASALTGESIPVDKTEGDAVSAATVNQTGFIRCEATRVGEDTTLSQIIQMVSDAAATKAPIAKVADRVSGVFVPVVITIAVVTTLIWMLCGQTFGFALARGISVLVISCPCALGLATPVAIMVGNGMGAKNGILFKNAVSLEEAGKVQVVALDKTGTITSGEPEVTDLIPAAKVSERELLEMAYQLEKQSEHPLAKAINRKAEEEQIQSEELEEFHALPGNGLEGVQKGQALLGGNIAFMKTKAVLSEELEKAAATLAEAGKTPLAFAKDGVLQGIIGVADVIKKDSPQAISELKNMGIHVVMLTGDNERTARAIGAQAGVDEVIAGVLPDGKEQVIRNLKRQGKVAMVGDGINDAPALTRADLGIAIGAGTDIAMDAADVVLMKSRLSDVPAAIRLSRATLRNIHENLFWAFIYNIIGIPLAAGVWIPLFGWKLNPMFGAAAMSLSSFCVVSNALRLNLFDIRNTKKDRKCVAKGSGPDGDMTAKGSGPVDGATAASMEKTIQVKGMMCGHCEAHVKKALEELPEVDEATADFQSGVATVVLNAEVEDKKLKQAIEKAGYKVIRVK
- a CDS encoding heavy-metal-associated domain-containing protein; translated protein: MYKITAEVEGMACGMCEAHVNDAIRAAFDVKKVSSSHSKGVTEIIAEEALDEEKVKEVIKESGYTPGNVTTEPYEKKGFSLFGR
- a CDS encoding GDSL-type esterase/lipase family protein; translation: MAAVVIIAALLFVFINGMRKRHKEAEEVKKGVAYLKELEGQDLKEIQTNIKTVRSSMGLELADSDEDAVWSEFSNSVILGDSRAVGFYFHEFLPEEQVMAEGGGIITDATKYLDQLKTLNPDMIFLCYGLNDVGLGQWPDADDYAKDYAKVVKKLQKALPDATIYINSILPAVGVGLDADPDYPRIDEYNDALQKMCEEEGWPYIDNTQLAKEHENLYQEDGLHVETEFYKYWAANMLTEVEE
- a CDS encoding DUF4358 domain-containing protein, with the protein product MKNYYTYIKITLVVLLLGFIVFDMRRDPISNAQIDTVEKAVVSVSDFKDASPSENRMVKRFYGLNPKDYEGAILYAPSDNMDAKELFLIKLTDVSQSDAVQDAIEERLDTQKKSFEGYGAEQTKLLKDHVLEVKGNYILYYVGGNTSKVRQAFLDSL
- a CDS encoding MBOAT family O-acyltransferase; its protein translation is MIFSSIFFIFIFLPLTLLVYYLTPFKAKNLVLLLVSLIFYAWGEPVYVLLMLFSIGINYVSGREIEAFRSENTEQSEQKAKIAMIVTVVINLCILGFYKYFGFVMDNLNAVLPFEISYHALSLPIGISFYTFQTMSYVIDVYRKKVEAQHNLITFGAYVSMFPQLIAGPIVRYSDVERQLQHRRISREKFGDGAMWFLQGLGKKVILANNIGMVYDSILALGASETSMLTAWIGAFAYTMQIYYDFGGYSDMAIGLGKMLGFDFIKNFDYPYISTSITEFWRRWHISLSSWFKEYVYIPLGGNRCSTAKAIRNLMIVWCLTGLWHGAAWNFIFWGLYYGILLCLEKYILKGVLERMPQAVKHLYTMALVMIGWMLFAAPGMGRAASYIGTMFCVGGHGLADWTGFYYLKSTLILGIAALLCSTPLIYQRFEHAMCSRSKMRQMLCIVAYAVVFLICTAYLVNATYNPFLYFRF
- a CDS encoding DHHW family protein, producing MDSEKQERYEKYKKRRRRATGLAVALLLVVPMVVLPIASLIKPDVKFSAEENRILTQRPKLNPETLKSKSFMEDMESYTSDQFIFRDWWVSLKVRSDMLLGKREFNGVYLGKEKYLMQAMSEPNEKAVKENLAAISNLADKNSSLNVNVMIIPNAAYVLKDKLPKGAPVRDQSEDMKQIREELSGTVNCIDVTRTLKKHQDEQIYYKTDHHWTSKGACLAFEDAAESLGITDPVTNYDIYTVTTDFSGTLASRSGYHSGKDSIQVYAPKDGKTEYLVTDSDNKEQRATVYDRDALKEKDKYQVFFGGNHALVDITTANDTKNRLLVFKDSYANCFVPFLIPYYNEIVMVDPRYYYDNVDQLISSKGITDVLFLYNMDTFLTDNSISDVLASDSSDSSEE